Genomic segment of Arachis hypogaea cultivar Tifrunner chromosome 16, arahy.Tifrunner.gnm2.J5K5, whole genome shotgun sequence:
agtcgTAATAtctcgccacctctattttacgacttaaacGTAAATTTTTTGGTGGTAGAGTATTACAAGCAGCAGTGTCAATATAAAACCCATGCAATTGGAGTTCTGCAATCAATAAACTccacatattttttaatttatgcctaataaaatttgttaaatagttaaatttattaGTAACTATAATTAAAAACGGACATTTAtatatgcataaaaataaaaaagccttttataaaaattataaagttttaaataaattttactattcTATTTATCGCTAATAAAGACctacaaataaaaattattagttttttttatctcTGCTAATAATAACAAAATGTAAATTCTTTAAAACAATTATATTCAACAATCAACATAAACGGCATACTTGTTATCAAAttctagaaaaaaatatatactaaataatttattttagaaaaataagaatatatgaaaaataaaaacatactattatcatattctataaataaaaatatataacattttAATTAGGGTTGACAATATGTACCTTATCTGCGGCTACTTAATCCTATTCAATTTGATTAGGTAGAGTTGTTTATCCGATTCGCTGCGAATAAGATAGAGTgcaagtaaattttttttgtaagtaGGATCGAATGCGAATTCAGAGTATATCCTATTCTATTCTACCAACACtccaaatatattatataatatatatttaaaatttaaaaattatatatgtagTGAATAAATATTAAACCTACAACCTTCTTTTTGTAAAACTCAAGATAATCACtaagttaataatttaaattattaatttaatatatttgtattTAAAGAGTAATATGGTAAGaatttagaattagaaaaaaagtGATGAGATATTTATctttatttgtgttattttaattttatttagaattTGATGATGatgttatttgtaattttattctggatttctttaagatttattgtttttaattttaatttaaacttagttttttaatttttattttattaatatgtatgaaatatggaatgattaaattttatatttacttgaaaattttttattttcctgTGGATAAGGTAGGTAGGGTTAAAAACTTTAGGATGCGAGTAAAATTAGggtgaaattttaaaaaaatttttaactcgCAGATAGGATTAGGTAGGGTTTGGATAGGGTTAGGGTagagtccaaaccctaccctatccTATCCATTGTCAGTtctacttttaatatatatatatatatatatatatatatatatatatatatatatatatatatatatatatactttttttgttGTGTTATTGTCTACGGTATCTTCTAACTTAACAGGTCAAGGTCTAATTCGTCACGAATTTAAACTCCTTTTAAGATTTTACTACTGTTACATGCACAAGGTGGAATTGAACACCAAAATTTACTTAAGTAGATAAGTAAACTGACCATTTAACTAACCcaaattgatttttaatgtatatactaaaaaaaataggaaaatcaAGTCCAATCGTTAACTGCATGCCTTGTGCCCAACTGGAAAAAAAACTAACCCAGTCTAATATTTTCATCAATTGGCCCGCAATCAGGTCCAAAACTCAAATTAATTGTGTGGTTATTATCTATTAATAAAGTCACCAAAATATACTAATCTACAGTACTCACTGTGAAGTTACTCCTAGGTTGCGGACTTTGTGCCTAATAGGCTACAACTTTCGATCAACAGTTGTCAGAACGAATGACGACCAAATGGTGAACATTAGCTACATAATCAATACGTGTATTCTACATGTGTAGAATCAAACGACTATATGGCACAAGGCATGTAGTTAATGATTGGACttaattttcctatttttttagtatatacatTAGAAAGTAGTTTGAGTTGGTCAAGTGGGCAGTTTACTCATCTACTTAAATAAATATCGAGAATTTAATTCcgtcttgtgcatgcagcaacagTAAAACCTTAAATGGAGTTCAAATTCATGACGAATTAGGCCTTAACCTGTCAAGTTAGAGGATACCGTGgacaacaataaaacaaaaaaaaagtatatatattaaaagtaagACTGACAATGGATAGGGTAGGATAGGTTTGGACTCTATCCTAACCCTATCCAAATCCTACCATAATCCTATCCGCAAgttaaaaacttttttaaaactCCACCCTAACTTTACTCGCATCCTAGGGTTTttaaccctaccctaccctacctgaCCTTAtctatggaaaaataaaaaatttttaagcaaatataaaatttagttattccatatttcatatatattaataaaataaaaaataaaaagctaagtttaatttaaaataaaaaaataaaatattaaaaaaattcaaaataaaattaaaaataacctgatcattaaattcttaataaaattaaaataacacaaataaagATAAATATCTCATAactttttttctaattctaagttcttacaatattattctttaaataacaaatgtattaaactaataatttaaattattaacttaGTGATTATCTTGAGCTTTTACAAAATGAATGTTGTAGGTTTAATAATCATTCActacatatataatttttaaattttaaatatatattatgtaatataTTAAGAGTGCTGGTAGAATAGAATAAGATATACTCTGAATTTACATTCGGTTCTACCTACAAGTAAATTTTACCTACACTCTATCTTATTTGTAGCAGATCGAATAGATAACTCATCCAATAAAATTGGATATGATTTAGTATTTGCAGATAAAGTATATATTGTCAGctctaattaaaatattatatatttttatttatagaatatgataataaatatgtttttatttctcatatattcttatttctctaaattaaattgtttagtatatattttttttctagaaTTTGATAATAAGTATGTCATTTGCGTAGAATATAATTGTTTTAAAAGAATTTACATTTCGTTATTATTAGCAAagataaaaaaactaataatttttatttgtagGTCTTTATTAgtgataaataaaatagtaaaatttatttaaaattttataatttttctaaaaggtttttttgtatttttatgcaTATATAAATGCCCATTTTTAATTATAGTTACTAGTAAATTTAAGTATTTAATAAATTCATTAggcataaattaaaaaatatgttggACTTACTGATTGTAGAACTTCAGTTGCATGGATCCCATACGGACGCTGCTATTCtattatgcattgatatgttatttttgCTAAGATGCTATCTATATCATTGATTGACAACATAATTTTTATATGTGTTGAAAAAATCTCCTTTTTATAAAGTAGCAGAACCCATATTTACTCCATAGTCTGATTTCAtatatttgttataaaaaaaattcttaatttaaaAACTGAGTctatgtatttttgtttttactttttttaattatattgtgaaaagataaactaaatttatattttacaataatattatttattttgcgCATAGCACTGATAATATAGTAAGATAAGAAGATTTATTAAATTTGTCTTTTAAATAATCTGATTAACACAAATTTATaacgataaatttttaaaaaatatatttatttttaccacttgactttaatatttttcatagtaaaaaaattatttattaaatattaactatAATAGTGGTATAACTAAAACAGTAgtgtttatataataatattctttaaaaagatataatatattttaatattatttgttaGGATTGTTGATATAAAGTATTAATAATTTGACCGAAAATTTTGGATTTATTacgttttaaattttttcttaaaacaaaaaaaatgacttACCAAgtacacataaaaaatataaataatgataGTGATTAATTGCATAGTTGGGTAAAGAGAAGGCAGAaataggagaagaaaaagaaaaatgtgaagaaaataatacaatatttttttttgttgtttaaacATGAAAAGAAACAAAGTAAATATTATCTTATATCCGAGCAGATGATTTGTTGGAGATCAACACAAGGCTCAGACCAAATAATATGGTTAGAGTTACTCTTGGCATCATATCTAGCCATTCAATCCGCAActctatttgcttctcgggacACCCACTCAACGTGAATAAATCAAGGACGAGATGaaagctcctgaatcttgtgaacTAAATCTATTACTTCAGATGAATATccacttgtaagctcatgcatgatgggcagaatgtcaagACAATCCATTTTACATATAATATCCGTCAAACCGCAATCCCAAGCTAAAACCAATCCCTATAAGCAGTAAATAAGAGAATAATACAATATAATCATAGTAGCAATGAGATAATAATAGATTTATGTATAGAAAATAGTTAGAGAAAAGGATAATACAATACGAAAAGaccatatgataaaaataaaaaaaaaataattctaaaagtaTAGTAAAATTAAAGATAGTTTAAGGtgttgaatataaaataaaaaaaaattattatttttcatccATTAGAATTatacatagaaataaaaaatacttaaatataaatttttatatattttttaaattaaataaagttaaaaaaaaatatatttaacaaaatttatacataactattttataaatattcatgttgattttatatttttgttacaTATTTTagcaatataataaatttttttattatattttatttgatttaaatttatttattccataCACTCTAAATGTTAAATAGCTTgtaaattttttactttaatgtttattttttaattaataactttaaattctttaataataataataataataataataataataataataataataataataataataataatgttttgtgTTTTCCAGAAGAGGCTTGTGGTCCGTCTCATATTGGGCCCGTGGGCCAGGCCataagaagcaaaaaaaagtCCATTACCATTTTCAATATGCAGAGTGCGCCAGAGGAGTGAAGAAGAgtgaagagaggaaggagaaaaaAGAGGGAAAGTTGGAGAATCACAAAAAATGTTGAAGCTGTCTCGCCTTCTACCTTCCATTTCCGGTTCCAGGTACTACAACAAACACTTTTCCTTTACCTTTCAAATGATCAAAACCCCAAACTCAgcctttaatttttttgttaatcagtCCCCGCTTACTGGAACCCCTCTCCTTTACAAAACCTGATCCTAGGGATTGTCTTCGCCATTCAGCTGCGTTTTCTACAGCTACCAATAATAAATATGCTGCTAAaggtattttctttcttctttatcaaTTATGCATTTATGCTGAACCATTTCGTTTGTAATAATATGCTTGTGTGCATTAAATTGCAGGATATACCTCAAATCGCATATTTGCTCCTTATTCCGTTTACAAGGGCAAAGCTGCTTTCTCTTTGAGTCCTTGTCTTCCAACTTTCACCAAGTTGGATGTTAGCTCTTAAACCTTATACTTGTCACTTTTCACTATGCGGtatttattttgtgtttatcTTTGCATAGAGTGGGGCCGTTGTAGTTGATCGCCGTGGTTCAATGATGATGATTTTCATGCACTCCATTGGGGAGCGCAAGTATGACTGGGAGAACAAGCAGGTAATGCTTTTGCTTCTCCGACCACAAGCAAGCAATTTGTTGTTAGGTTGTGACTTTTCTTTAGTTCAAAGTTCAAACCTTTCTTTTGGATCGAAAACCAAGTTGCCCTGATGTATATCCTGTTTCTTTGGATCTTCTTTCATCTATCTCTTATTAGAATCACCTTTTTGCAGAGATTTGCTCTTTCGGCCACTGAAGTTGGCTCTTTGATAAGCATGGGCCCTCAGGATTCTTGTGAATTCTTCCATGACCCCTCCATGTTATCGAGGTTGGTTATCTCACTCCAGCCTTAGTTTTTCGACTGCCATTAAATTATCGTGAGAGAGGCGAATGAGATTGAATTAGAGATACATTTAGGTATCCCGCATTACCCTAATGATGGGACTTTCTTTACATACTTTGTGCTGCAGTAATGCTGGTCAAGTGAGAAAAAGCTTATCAATTAAGCCTCATGCAAGCAGCAATGGCTACTTCGTGTCTTTGAGTAAGATTTTGTGTAATACGTGTGTGTGTCTGTGTGTGGTTTTTGCCCCCTTCTCCTTTTGCACTTATTTTACGTTGAATAATGTATTCCTTGTTCATTTGGATTGTGTCTACTTTGGCAGCTGTTGTCAACAACCTGCTAAATACCAAGGATTACTTGAGTGTCCCTGTCACGACTGCTGAGTTTGCTGTGATGAAGACAGCTTGCAGTGTATGTCATATTTCTTCTCTATATATACTGCATGAATTGTTTCAGTTACATTATTGCTTTCTCAGGTTATGCCTGCTGAGTTTCTGATTGTAATTCGTTGCATATCAGAAGGATGTTATCTGTTATCCTATTTTGAACATTTTCTTTTCTGCCATTAGAGGGAAGGAATAAAAACAATGACTATCATGTCATTTTGTATGCTTATTGTTCCGGAAAGTATTAGGACCAAAGCTAGTACCAAGATAAGGATTGAGAGAGAAGAAGATAGAACTAGAGAGGTTGAGAGAATGAATGAGGAGAATATGAATCTCAGCTCAATGATAGAACTAATACAACAAGTATAATTATGAAATTCTTTTAATGCAAGGTAATGAGATAACAGATATAAGAGCTAACTCCTAATCGACTATCCAGTCTTCATCCTTTCAATTCCATTAAGCAACACAGTTCTAGTTTTCGAACTTCGGTTAATTCATTACTAGAATGCCGTAAATCTTTATTCGTTATCTATATAGCCCATTGAATTTATTCAGAGTTCAACAGAGGTCTCTGTTTGGATTGTTATTAGCGTCAGCTGGTATTGCATACTGTGCCCTGTCAGCGAACCaagttttgttttcattttataaTCTAAATATAGTTGAATGAATATGTGCTAATTTGTTTGTCTGGACAAGCCCACGCACAGAACATCCCGTTGACTTTTTGCACAATTTACTTGAGACGGGAAGAACCTAGAAACATGTCATTGGGCGGCTAGAATGTGTCATGCCAAGTTTCTTTAACTGCTGAGTTAGGATTCAGGATTTGCTTTAGATTCACTATTCATGCAAATCATCTGTTTCATGTTTAATACGCTCCTTTTATGACAACTTTATGGTTTGTCAAATTGTTTTTCAATGCAGTTTGCATTGCCACACATCATGGGTTGGGACCGCATGACTCATCAGTCAGGGGGAACGGTTGGTCTTCAATCGAAAGTGGAACCACCTGCTTTAGACTTGGAATGGGATAAGTAAATTGCTGCATATGAGATACTTGTGTGAACTGAAATATGTAATGGATCCTTGTTGTTTATGCAGTAATGCCATTTTGTAAATTGTAATATCGAAGACTAGATTTGTTTTGGAACATAACTTGTGATAATCTTTGGATGAGACATGAAAAAGGGATGACCCATCAAATGTCCCTATTTCTGAATCATTGTATTGTTGTTGACCTGTGCTGATATCTGCTAGTCTTGTATTCCTCTGgcttgtgttattttttttagattggaATTAGAGGTTAGTTAAGGCTAAGGATATTTGGATTATTGATTAGTAGTGGAATGGAATAGAGTGGAACAGAATGCATGAGAATTcggtccaaattttttttttctccttttaaatTTTACTTAGGTTGATTATTGGTTGAAAAAATGTTGATTTCCTAAATATCTAATTGTTCTGTTCTACTGTTTGAATATTTAGTAATAGAATGaagtcatatttatttttttccccAATATTATTTAGATATTTCAATTGTATGTAAGTtggtcttttgatttttttttttccttttgaaattaaaaataaataaatctagtGGAAAATATTTTTGCTTACTTTAGTATTTACTCTGCACAAGTACAACAATAAAAACAACAAAGTTTTATTTcactatatattaatattattttttatatctttattacATCgatactttatttaaaaaatacatcaataataatgttataatgtcttttcttttttattttctttattttttatttcagttaaaataataataataatattttatagtacttattaaattttttatttatatttatattcacTTGATAAGAtgcttttcttatttatttagttatttatttattatagtcataaattcttttttgttttggtttaaCTAACACACAtattaaagttattaattaattttttaataaaaaaaatgcaaaattgaAGTTTTTATGCCATTTgtgatatatttattaaaataaaaatttaaaaatttctgctattaataattttaacaagTATGTAACCAATGATGTCATATTAGCTAAATCCGTTATTTTATTATctcatttataatttaaaagaagTATGTAACCAATGATGTCACTAAATGCCTCTTAATTAAGCCAGTTTTATTAGTAATACGATATGATAGATTTAGTAGAACTAAATATCTACAGTATAAAAGAAACGGTCCAAATTTAAATACAACGCGTTTGAATACTGAATGTTGAATAGTGTAACCCTTCAGGCCTTCAATTGGTCAAAGCCAATTCCTAATCAACATGTAATGTTACATTATCTTAGACAATTAGAAAAACTGAAAATATAACTTCCTCTTAATTTGTTTAATATACTATCTTCttttttagatttaatatttCTCAAATTTTAGtttgaccttttttttttctttttctacaagTGATGTTCCTTATGAAGAAATGTGTTGGTTGTGCCTCCAAAGTCGAACACAACAGCATGCACAACAATAATGCGCATCATAACCCCATTTTAATTGGAGCACAGTTTCTCAGTCAATGACCTACGTTATGTCTCAACTCTCAATAAAGTCAACCCTTATTAATTGGTACTACTATAATTgattttctctattttaacctctaTCCTATATCCATAACTTGCGTAGTACATATATAACTCACATAGATATTTAACCGCGCCAAAGaagaataataacaaaaaaaaaaaaggtacatTGATATAATCCAAGAATGTTTTCAAAAGGTATGTAGGAAATTAA
This window contains:
- the LOC112758370 gene encoding single-stranded DNA-binding protein WHY2, mitochondrial isoform X2 yields the protein MLKLSRLLPSISGSRDCLRHSAAFSTATNNKYAAKGYTSNRIFAPYSVYKGKAAFSLSPCLPTFTKLDSGAVVVDRRGSMMMIFMHSIGERKYDWENKQRFALSATEVGSLISMGPQDSCEFFHDPSMLSSNAGQVRKSLSIKPHASSNGYFVSLTVVNNLLNTKDYLSVPVTTAEFAVMKTACSFALPHIMGWDRMTHQSGGTVGLQSKVEPPALDLEWDK
- the LOC112758370 gene encoding single-stranded DNA-binding protein WHY2, mitochondrial isoform X1, giving the protein MLKLSRLLPSISGSSPRLLEPLSFTKPDPRDCLRHSAAFSTATNNKYAAKGYTSNRIFAPYSVYKGKAAFSLSPCLPTFTKLDSGAVVVDRRGSMMMIFMHSIGERKYDWENKQRFALSATEVGSLISMGPQDSCEFFHDPSMLSSNAGQVRKSLSIKPHASSNGYFVSLTVVNNLLNTKDYLSVPVTTAEFAVMKTACSFALPHIMGWDRMTHQSGGTVGLQSKVEPPALDLEWDK